From a single Lolium rigidum isolate FL_2022 chromosome 7, APGP_CSIRO_Lrig_0.1, whole genome shotgun sequence genomic region:
- the LOC124677805 gene encoding probable nucleolar protein 5-2, whose product MLVLFETPAGFALFKVLDEGKLSKVEDLWKDFASSDKARKVVELKAFNKFENTSDALSAATLLIDSKPSKGLRKFLTKHCDGETLAVADSKLGNAIKEKLKIDCLHNSAVMELMRGLRSQLTELMSGLAEHDLGPMSLGLSHSLSRYKLKFSPEKVDTMIIQAIGLLDDLDKELNTYAMRVREWYGWHFPELTKIVADNIHYAKAVKLMGNRVNAVNLDFSEILEEDVEAELKEAAVISMGTEVNDLDLSNIRELCDQVLSLSEYRAQLYDYLKSRMNTIAPNLTALVGELVGARLIAHGGSLMNLAKQPGSTIQILGAEKALFRALKTKHATPKYGLIYHASLIGQAAPKHKGKISRSLAAKTALAIRYDALADGDDNSMGLESRIKLETRLRVLEGKELGKSAGSTKGKPKIEAYEKDRKGAGALITPAKTYNPAADLVLSTEATPKKSEVASKKRKHEEAEPTKETAAEDGEQEKEKSKKKKKKSKDTEESPAADADGGEKKKKKKSKDSEEVPPSADADGEKKKKKKKSNTEDAAPMETDVSAKKEKKKKKKHADE is encoded by the exons atgtTGGTGCTGTTCGAGACGCCCGCGGGGTTCGCCCTCTTCAAGGTGCTGGACGAGGGCAAGCTCAGCAAAGTCGAG GATCTGTGGAAGGATTTCGCCTCGTCGGACAAGGCGAGAAAG GTGGTTGAGCTCAAGGCGTTCAACAAGTTTGAGAACACTTCTGATGCTCTTTCAGCCGCAACTTTGCTGATTGACAGCAAGCCGAGCAAGGGCCTTCGCAAGTTCCTGACGAAGCACTGCGATGGCGAAACATTGGCTGTTGCTGATTCTAAGCTTGGTAACGCTATCAAGGAGAAGCTG AAAATTGATTGCCTTCACAACAGTGCTGTCATGGAACTGATGAGAGGGCTCAGGAGTCAGCTCACTGAACTTATGTCTGGACTAGCTGAACATGATCTAGGTCCGATGAGCCTTGGGTTGTCCCACAGCTTGTCTAGGTATAAGCTCAAGTTCAGCCCTGAAAAG GTTGATACTATGATCATTCAGGCCATTGGCTTGTTGGATGATCTTGACAAGGAGCTTAACACCTATGCCATGAGGGTTCGTGAATGGTACGGCTGGCACTTCCCGGAGCTCACAAAAATTGTTGCAGATAATATCCATTACGCGAAAGCTGTCAAGTTGATGGGCAATCGTGTTAATGCAGTCAACCTTGATTTCTCCGAG ATACTAGAAGAGGACGTGGAAGCGGAGCTTAAGGAGGCTGCTGTAATTTCCATGGGAACAGAAGTTAATGATCTTGACCTTTCAAACATCAGAGAGCTGTGTGATCAAGTCCTATCTCTTTCTGAGTACAGAGCCCAGCTCTATGACTATCTGAAAAGTAGGATGAATACCATTGCTCCCAACTTGACTGCACTTGTTGGTGAACTTGTTGGCGCTCGCCTTATTGCCCATGGTGGTAGTTTGATGAATCTGGCGAAGCAGCCTGGCAGCACTATTCAGATACTGGGGGCAGAGAAG GCCTTGTTCAGAGCTCTGAAGACAAAGCATGCTACACCAAAGTACGGTCTCATCTATCATGCATCATTGATTGGACAGGCGGCTCCCAAGCACAAGGGAAAGATCTCTCGTTCACTTGCTGCTAAGACTGCACTTGCCATAAGATATGATGCCCTTGCTGATGGTGACGATAACTCCATGGGTCTTGAGAGCAGGATCAAG CTTGAAACACGGCTTCGCGTCCTTGAGGGTAAAGAATTAGGGAAGTCTGCGGGTTCCACTAAAGGAAAGCCCAAGATAGAAGCATATGAGAAGGACCGGAAGGGTGCTGGGGCTTTAATCACACCCGCCAAA ACTTACAACCCAGCAGCAGATCTAGTGCTCTCCACTGAAGCAACACCAAAGAAGTCAGAAGTTGCTTCAAAGAAGAGGAAGCATGAAGAGGCAGAACCTACAAAGGAGACAGCTGCAGAGGATGGCGAGCAGGAGAAGGAGaagtcaaagaagaagaagaagaaatctaAGGACACCGAGGAGTCACCAGCAGCTGATGCCGACGGcggagagaagaaaaagaagaagaagagcaaggacAGTGAGGAGGTTCCTCCTTCAGCTGATGCAGAtggcgagaagaagaaaaagaagaagaaatccaACACGGAGGATGCCGCCCCTATGGAAACTGATGTATCtgccaagaaagagaagaagaaaaagaagaagcacgCCGATGAGTGA